Proteins from a single region of Candidatus Tiamatella incendiivivens:
- a CDS encoding HD domain-containing protein — MKQGGLIGAYKYRAVILDPVHGFVPINEAEYTLLQTPFMRRLHNITQLGLTFLVYPGARHTRFEHSIGVMHLMSRFAEKIVSIIQEDEDLCSTITKTCSKRELRNFVQLSRLTGLLHDIGHLPFSHQMEIALANVEVSGALSFQWFKEFDGKVHEYYTMKFIRFISENLVKRRVKLQQLLQAVEDALFKDTKNHKPRKEVLDRLGLKEGSYYVVNQLISGTIDADRLDYVLRDSLHTGVVYGRVDIDRLIYALTVDMAENKPHVMYDIRGLSALEDMFDSRIKMYKWLYLHHKNTSFYIALTKILEGIINNWHEIRQQIYPQIDDLDFYEFMNPSNVADLIGKSLISLDEHEFMQATKVLRVLGDSQERRWASSIMERRDLLPISIIKRFGDITLYTSRRPQEVIRQLSMSLEDDDKVSQLENKFLREYSNHYLHRLEENCGNKKSKARFIVSSMSIEKRALKRDLKVKGARILELSGVSSHVRGIHYSASEPIVYVHAYSDDECEHLFIRNNVETIKEIVFQTIENVVLS; from the coding sequence TTGAAGCAAGGGGGTCTTATAGGGGCCTACAAATATAGGGCTGTCATACTTGATCCAGTTCACGGCTTCGTACCGATCAATGAGGCTGAGTACACTCTATTACAAACACCATTTATGAGAAGGCTTCACAATATAACACAACTTGGACTCACATTTCTGGTTTATCCCGGAGCTCGACACACTAGATTTGAACATAGTATAGGTGTAATGCATCTAATGAGCCGGTTTGCCGAGAAAATAGTTTCAATTATACAAGAAGATGAAGATTTATGTTCCACTATAACTAAGACTTGTAGCAAGCGAGAACTGAGGAACTTCGTCCAGCTTTCAAGGTTAACAGGACTGCTCCACGACATAGGTCATTTACCATTTAGCCATCAAATGGAAATAGCACTAGCTAACGTTGAAGTTAGCGGAGCATTGTCTTTCCAGTGGTTTAAGGAATTCGATGGAAAAGTACACGAGTATTATACAATGAAGTTTATCCGATTCATCAGCGAAAACCTCGTAAAACGGAGAGTAAAGTTACAACAACTATTACAAGCGGTCGAAGACGCCTTGTTCAAGGATACGAAAAACCACAAGCCCAGGAAGGAAGTACTCGACAGGCTAGGTCTTAAGGAAGGCTCGTATTATGTGGTGAACCAGCTGATATCTGGGACAATAGATGCGGACAGGCTTGATTATGTGTTAAGAGACTCGCTTCATACAGGAGTAGTGTATGGTAGGGTAGATATAGACAGGCTGATATATGCGTTGACGGTAGATATGGCAGAGAACAAACCACATGTCATGTATGATATTCGAGGGCTATCAGCTCTTGAAGACATGTTTGATTCGAGGATAAAAATGTACAAATGGCTATATCTGCATCATAAGAACACCTCTTTTTACATAGCGCTAACGAAGATTTTAGAGGGTATAATAAACAACTGGCATGAAATTAGGCAACAGATATATCCTCAAATAGATGATCTGGACTTCTATGAGTTCATGAATCCTAGCAACGTTGCAGACCTTATAGGTAAATCGCTTATCTCCTTAGATGAGCACGAGTTCATGCAAGCTACTAAGGTACTCAGAGTGCTTGGTGATAGCCAAGAAAGAAGATGGGCTTCAAGCATTATGGAACGAAGAGATCTGTTGCCAATCTCGATAATCAAGAGATTTGGCGATATAACTCTCTATACTAGCAGGCGTCCACAGGAAGTTATACGCCAATTATCAATGTCCTTAGAGGACGATGATAAGGTTTCTCAGTTAGAGAACAAGTTTCTAAGGGAATACTCAAATCATTATCTGCATCGGTTAGAAGAGAATTGTGGAAACAAGAAATCTAAGGCTAGATTTATAGTTTCGTCGATGAGCATTGAAAAAAGAGCATTGAAACGAGATTTGAAAGTGAAGGGGGCACGCATCCTAGAGTTATCCGGTGTTTCAAGTCATGTTAGAGGTATCCACTACTCTGCTAGTGAGCCAATAGTATATGTACACGCGTATTCCGATGATGAATGCGAGCACTTATTCATAAGGAACAATGTCGAAACTATCAAGGAAATAGTATTCCAAACTATAGAGAACGTTGTTTTAAGCTAA